The following coding sequences lie in one Apium graveolens cultivar Ventura chromosome 1, ASM990537v1, whole genome shotgun sequence genomic window:
- the LOC141661225 gene encoding zinc finger CCCH domain-containing protein 46: MDSYEATKIVLSRIQKLDPENATKIIGLLLIQDHGEKEMIRLAFGPESLVHSVIVKARNDLGLFSCKNSPLSSPSTPCSPLPFSRQNSSNSRGFSGVNLPSPLSIPSHNGVFSSNSFPSPHGVSNLGNVSCLSSMMSSKALPFYGNGESSDLIDEIPMPFLNDGSNLCDFHYPQPDLASSPDSNVEAMLFNSSWGGGNHKRSCSVSDTYLNSDDPSEGFGWKPCLYFAKGYCKNGANCRFVHGGGLCDSDGNSNMAGSQNKIEIMERCHELLRSKSAQQQRLAAVSQFMSGGTSFCYSPRAAAALMMGDEVNKFSRSPRFERSEFSMLSPESRQIYLTFPADSTFREEDVSNYFSIYGPVQDVRIPYQQKRMFGFVTFVYPDTVKLILAKGNPHFVCDARVLVKPYKEKGKVPDKFRKPQQIERSDFLSCGSPTGLDSRDPFDMHLGARMLYNSQDALWRKKLEEQADLEHAIELQNRRLMELQLLDVKSKHHRTFSSSAAIPFPSAAHSPNYFQQSIFVPSNRSSPEFSEENGPKNATVGNIQQDAVGGSDQDKDQPSDENSNAITSPHHDENSDLGESMEQSLPENLFASPKAADEHITTFTIDTSEPATEKNGTVISSPSSTKNNLMTSSLLPASSTLDMASLNSCYFQAPRFSNHGAIEM, translated from the exons ATGGATTCTTATGAAGCAACAAAGATTGTTCTTTCAAGAATTCAGAAGTTAGATCCTGAAAATGCTACCAAAATTATAGGTTTGCTGTTGATTCAAGATCATGGTGAAAAAGAAATGATCAGATTAGCTTTTGGTCCTGAATCTTTAGTTCATTCTGTTATAGTTAAAGCTAGGAATGATCTTGGTTTGTTTTCATGTAAAAATAGTCCATTATCCTCACCTTCTACACCATGTTCTCCTTTGCCTTTTAGTCGACAGAATTCTTCGAATTCTCGGGGTTTTAGTGGTGTTAATCTCCCATCTCCGTTGAGTATACCAAGCCATAATGGTGTGTTTAGTTCAAATTCGTTTCCAAGTCCCCATGGAGTGAGCAATTTAGGAAATGTGTCGTGTTTGTCGTCTATGATGAGCTCGAAGGCTCTTCCGTTTTATGGAAATGGAGAAAGTAGTGATCTGATTGATGAAATTCCAATGCCTTTTCTCAACGATGGCTCGAATTTGTGTGATTTTCACTACCCTCAACCTGATTTAGCGTCGAGTCCGGATAGTAATGTTGAGGCTATGTTGTTTAATTCGAGTTGGGGCGGTGGAAATCATAAAAGGAGTTGCTCTGTGAGTGATACTTATTTGAATTCAGATGACCCTAGTGAAGGATTTGGCTGGAAACCATGTCTTTACTTTGCTAAAGGCTATTGTAAAAATGGGGCTAATTGTAGATTTGTTCATGGTGGTGGGCTATGTGATTCTGATGGAAATTCAAATATGGCGGGCTCACAGAATAAGATTGAGATAATGGAGCGGTGTCATGAGCTTCTCCGGTCAAAATCAGCCCAACAACAAAGATTAGCTGCAGTTTCTCAGTTCATGAGTGGAGGCACTAGTTTCTGTTATAGCCCAAG GGCTGCTGCAGCTCTAATGATGGGGGATGAAGTTAACAAATTTAGCCGATCTCCTAGGTTTGAGAGGAGTGAGTTTTCGATGCTGAGTCCAGAATCAAGACAGATATACTTGACATTTCCAGCTGACAGTACATTTAGAGAAGAAGATGTGTCTAATTATTTCAG TATTTATGGTCCCGTGCAAGATGTGAGGATTCCATACCAGCAGAAGCGTATGTTTGGATTTGTCACCTTTGTTTATCCAGATACTGTGAAACTCATTCTAGCTAAAGGAAATCCTCATTTTGTCTGCGATGCTCGTGTGCTTGTTAAGCCATACAAGGAGAAGGGGAAAGTTCCGGATAAATTCAG GAAGCCTCAACAAATAGAGAGGAGTGATTTTTTATCATGTGGAAGCCCAACTGGTTTAGACTCAAGAGACCCGTTTGATATGCACTTGG GGGCAAGGATGTTGTATAATAGTCAAGATGCACTATGGAGGAAGAAGTTGGAGGAGCAAGCTGATCTGGAACACGCAATTGAACTGCAAAATCGGAGGTTAATGGAATTGCAGCTGCTTGATGTAAAGAGTAAACATCACAGAACATTCTCTTCCAGTGCCGCCATTCCATTTCCATCTGCGGCGCATAGTCCCAATTATTTTCAGCAGAGTATCTTTGTGCCTTCAAATCGCAGCAGTCCGGAGTTCTCAGAAG AAAATGGACCCAAAAATGCTACCGTCGGCAATATTCAGCAGGATGCAGTTGGAGGAAGTGATCAAGATAAAGATCAACCAAGCGATGAAAATAGCAATGCAATTACAAGCCCCCATCATGATGAAAACAGTGATTTAGGCGAAAG CATGGAACAGAGTCTGCCTGAAAATCTATTTGCATCACCGAAAGCTGctgatgaacacataacaacattcACCATTGACACAAGTGAACCAGCCACGGAGAAGAATGGCACAGTCATTTCCTCACCATCTTCTACTAAAAATAATTTGATGACCTCATCCTTACTTCCTGCTAGCTCTACCCTTGACATGGCTTCACTCAATTCATGCTATTTTCAAGCTCCCAG GTTCTCGAATCATGGAGCCATCGAAATGTAG
- the LOC141716662 gene encoding F-box protein FBW2-like, giving the protein MSKRVCENDENEYGKWESIPGEMLVMVVVKMPVDEMMRVVPLVCKAWLGVVSSPDCWKNINLLQWSLGKQRSKQVDVAVKKLVAYSNSSFQMLSASRIGNAGFAFAANHAKCLKILTMPGSNVTDQMVIRHAESLANLTLLDVSHCSNISSKGLEAFGKHCKSLIGLKRNMAPASLGMSIQEQASMIDESEAMVIANTMSKLEQLEINYGRFTNRGINSVLNNCKALSHLDIWGCWNVWPDEGLEKKCEELAFFRSPWVDDDDDDFETEESSNNYDSENLTDNASSYDSEES; this is encoded by the exons ATGAGCAAGAGGGTATGTGAGAATGATGAAAATGAATATGGAAAGTGGGAGAGTATCCCGGGGGAAATGTTGGTAATGGTGGTGGTGAAAATGCCGGTTGATGAAATGATGAGGGTGGTACCTCTTGTGTGCAAGGCTTGGTTGGGTGTGGTTTCGAGTCCTGACTGCTGGAAAAATATAAATCTGTTGCAGTGGAGTTTAGGGAAGCAGAGGTCTAAACAAGTTGATGTTGCTGTAAAGAAGCTGGTTGCTTATAGCAACTCTAGTTTTCAGATGCTTTCGGCTTCTCGAATCGGAAATGCTGGTTTTGCTTTCGCTGCTAACCA TGCCAAATGTCTCAAGATCCTGACTATGCCTGGAAGTAACGTAACTGATCAGATGGTGATAAGGCACGCGGAGTCACTTGCCAACCTCACACTTTTGGATGTTAGCCATTGCTCGAACATCTCGAGCAAAGGGCTAGAAGCATTCGGAAAGCATTGCAAATCTTTGATTGGCTTGAAAAGAAACATGGCACCAGCGTCTCTGGGAATGTCGATTCAAGAGCAAGCTTCAATGATAGATGAATCCGAAGCAATGGTGATAGCAAATACCATGTCAAAGCTGGAACAGCTTGAAATTAATTATGGCAGGTTTACTAATCGTGGCATCAACTCTGTACTTAATAACTGCAAGGCACTTTCTCATCTTGACATCTGGGGATGCTGGAATGTGTGGCCTGACGAAGGTCTCGAAAAGAAATGTGAAGAATTAGCCTTCTTCCGGAGCCCCTGGGTTGACGATGACGATGATGACTTTGAAACCGAGGAATCGTCCAATAACTATGACTCGGAAAATTTGACAGACAATGCCAGCAGCTATGATAGCGAAGAGTCTTAA